In one window of Hoplias malabaricus isolate fHopMal1 unplaced genomic scaffold, fHopMal1.hap1 scaffold_466, whole genome shotgun sequence DNA:
- the LOC136685481 gene encoding NLR family CARD domain-containing protein 3-like, with product MKSDRSISDPPKFSKGGGEPSCVSMKSDLSIGDPPKFSKEGGEPSCVSMKSDWSIMHPPGFSSGSVSSDLEIQKTTPDRTRKNMESIFKELEQRVISVVKNHLKRFMKLLSEDYPACSERKEEEEEENVVRDGVMKITLNVLRNMNHTHLAHTLQSKLAPSCHQKLKSTLKEKFQKINEGVSNPGSSALLNQIYTDLYITEGGSGEVNTEHEVRQIETVSRRPAAQEKPIKCSQLFKDKAIRTVLTKGVAGIGKTVSVQKFILDWAEGKENQDILFIFPLPFRELNLMKEKRLSLMELLHQFFRDTEELKPRDYDLYRILFIFDGLDECRLPLDFQNNEGLWDVTQSASVDVLLTNLIKGNLLPSAFLWITSRPAAANQIPPECVDQVTEVRGFSDPQKEEYFRKRISEQSLAIQIISHIKSSRSLYIMCHIPVFCWISAMVLEKILGGAEGGETPKTLTQMFTHFLTFQIKHKEQKYQGKQEVGPQIMTESVLALGKLAFQQLEKGNLIFYEDDLRECGIDVREVSVYSGVCTQIFREELGLHLGKVFSFVHLSVQEFLAALYTLLSLISNNINVFEPGSTGFLCFFTTYKMSEILKTAVDKALQSENGHLDLFLRFLLGLSLESNQTVLQGILTQTGIRSHSREKTVQYIKKKIRENPSPEKTINLFHCLNELNNHSLVQEVQKYLNRGGSLDGVRFSPDQWSAVAFVLLNSEEELDEFDLRKYNPSEEGVLRLLPVIKASRKAVLTGCNLTKDSCEILGSALQSVNSSLKELDLSNNDLQDSGVELLSAGLKSSLCKLETLRLAGCNITKDSCETLGSALQSVNSSLKKLDLSNNDLQDSGVELLSAGLESSFCKMETLRLSGCMITGEGCSSLASALKSNPSHLRELDLTYNHPGEFGVKLLSDLLQDPHCALEKLHLASLPMSTLIHGYLFKSSCLFL from the exons AATCCAGAAGACGACTCCTGACAGGACCAGGAAGAATATGGAGTCAATattcaag GAGCTGGAGCAGAGAGTGATCTCTGTGGTGAAGAATCATCTGAAGAGGTTTATGAAGCTGCTGAGTGAGGATTACCCAGCATGCTCTGAGagaaaggaggaagaggaggaggagaatgtTGTTAGAGACGGAGTGATGAAGATCACACTGAATGTCCTGAGGAACATGAACCACACACACCTCGCTCACACACTGCAGAGCA AACTGGCTCCTTCTTGTCATCAAAAGCTGAAATCAACCCTGAAGGAAAAGttccagaaaattaatgaaggaGTCTCTAATCCTGGAAGCTCAGCTCTTCTGAATCAGATCTACACAGACCTGTACAtcacagagggagggagtggagaGGTCAATACTGAACATGAGGTCAGACAGATTGAGACAGTGTCCAGGAGACCAGCAGCACAAGAGAAACCTATCAAATGCAGCCAGCTCTTTAAAGATAAAGCAATCAGAACTGTGCTGACTAAAGGAGTAGCTGGAATTGGAAAAACagtctctgtgcagaagttcattctggactgggcagaaggaaaagaaaaccagGACATCCTCTTCATATTTCCACTTCCTTTCAGAGAGCTGAACCTGATGAAGGAGAAAAGGCTCAGTCTGATGGAGCTTCTTCATCAGTTTTTCAGAGACACAGAAGAATTAAAACCAAGAGACTATGATCTCTACAGAATCCTGTTCATCTTTGACGGTCTGGACGAGTGTCGACTTCCTCTAGATTTCCAGAACAATGAGGGATTGTGGGATGTAACACAGTCAGCCTCAGTGGATGTGCTGCTGACAAACCTCATCAAGGGGaatctgcttccctctgctTTCCTCTGGATCACCTCTCGACCAgcggcagccaatcagatccctcCTGAGTGTGTTGACCAGGTAACAGAGGTACGAGGGTTCAGTGACCCTCAGAAAgaggagtacttcaggaagaggATTAGTGAACAGAGCCTGGCCATTCAAATCATCTCGCACATCAAGTCCTCCAGAAGCCTCTACATCATGTGCCACATCccagtcttctgctggatctcagccATGGTTCTAGAGAAAATTTTGGGTGGAGCAGAGGGTGGAGAGACACCTAAGACTCTGACTCAAATGTTCACACACTTCCTGACCTTTCAGATCAAACACAAAGAACAAAAGTACCAGGGAAAACAGGAGGTTGGTCCTCAGATAATGACAGAAAGTGTCCTGGCTCTGGGAAAACTGGCATTCCAACAGCTGGAGAAAGGCAATCTGATCTTCTATGAGGATGACCTGAGAGAGTGTGGCATTGATGTCAGAGAAGTGTCAGTGTACTCAGGAGTCTGTACCCAGATCTTCAGAGAGGAGTTGGGGCTGCACTTGGGGAAGGTGTTCAGCTTTGTCCACCTCAGTGTCCAGGAGTTTCTGGCTGCTTTATACACATTACTCTCCTTAATCTCCAACAACATAAATGTGTTTGAACCGGGCAGCACtggatttctttgttttttcacaACGTACAAAATGTCAGAGATCCTGAAGACTGCAGTGGACAAGGCCTTACAGAGTGAGAATGGACACCTGGACCTTTTCCTCCGGTTCCTTCTGGGTCTCTCACTGGAGTCCAATCAGACTGTCTTACAAGGAATACTGACTCAGACAGGAATCAGATCTCAcagcagagagaaaacagtCCAGTACATCAAGAAAAAGATCAGGGAGAACCCCTCTCCAGAGAAAACTATCAATCTATTCCACTGTCTGAATGAACTGAACAATCACTCTCTAGTGCAGGAAGTCCAGAAATACCTGAACAGAGGAGGTTCTCTTGATGGAGTCAGGTTCTCTCCTGATCAGTGGTCAGCTGTGgcgtttgtgttgctgaattcaGAAGAAGAACTAGATGAGTTTGACCTGAGGAAATATAATCCATCAGAGGAAGGTGTTCTGAGACTGCTGCCAGTGATCAAAGCGTCCAGAAAAGCTGT ACTCACTGGCTGTAATCTCACCAAGGACTCTTGTGAAATTCTGGgatcagctctacagtcagtaaactcctccctgaaagagctagacctcagtaacaatgacctgcaggattcaggggTGGAGttgctctctgctggactgaagagttcactctgtaaactggagacactcag ACTTGCTGGATGTAATATCACCAAGGACTCCTGTGAAACTCTGGgatcagctctacagtcagtaaactcctccctgaaaaagctggacctcagtaacaatgacctgcaggattcaggagtggagctaCTCTCTGCTGGACTGGAGAGTTCATTCTGTAAAAtggagactctcag ATTGTCTGGGTGTATGATTACAGGTGAAGGCTGTTCttctctggcttcagctctgaaatcaaacccCTCCCACCTGAGGGAATTAGATCTGACctacaatcacccaggagagttcggagtgaagctgctctctgatctactgcaggatccacactgtgcactggagaaactaca TCTTGCTAGTTTACCCATGTCTACCCTGATTCACGGCTATCTGTTCAAGTCTTCCTGTCTGTTCCT